One genomic window of Candidatus Nitrospira inopinata includes the following:
- a CDS encoding Fur family transcriptional regulator has translation MTDSIIERLKAGGKKLTKARRAILGILEQSPLPMTAAELHARLAKARMPIDLVTVYRNLAMLEKLGLVTTVGLHDGQMRYEVRHGREHHHHIQCRGCGKIVDLMVCPIKKLTSVIEAQTQFAVDSHSLEFLGWCPQCR, from the coding sequence ATGACGGACTCGATCATCGAAAGACTGAAGGCCGGTGGCAAGAAACTCACGAAGGCCCGAAGAGCCATTCTTGGGATTCTTGAGCAGAGCCCACTCCCGATGACCGCGGCGGAGCTGCACGCTCGGCTGGCGAAGGCTCGAATGCCAATTGATCTCGTCACCGTGTATCGCAATCTGGCCATGCTTGAGAAGCTGGGACTCGTCACGACGGTCGGCCTCCATGATGGTCAGATGCGATATGAGGTTCGACATGGCCGGGAGCATCACCATCACATCCAATGTCGCGGATGTGGCAAGATCGTGGACTTGATGGTGTGTCCGATCAAGAAACTGACTTCGGTGATCGAAGCACAGACTCAGTTTGCGGTCGATAGCCATAGTCTTGAGTTTCTCGGATGGTGTCCGCAATGTCGCTAA
- a CDS encoding TatD family hydrolase, with the protein MFVDTHTHLDDARYSHDRDAVMARAREAGVEAFVTIGCDLSSSLAAVALADQYDSVYAAIGVHPHEVRHIADGWYDELLRLARHKKVVAYGEIGLDYHYNHSSPKEQQDRFREQVQLARELKLPVIVHTREAQEDTIAILREEQASEVGGVFHCFSGDAWLAKDALDLGFYLSFSGIVTFQNAAMLREIAKTVPLDRLLIETDCPYLAPVPYRGKRNEPAYVAHVADKLAAIHGTLSPTDIGFRTTENAKRLFKIA; encoded by the coding sequence ATGTTTGTGGATACCCACACCCATCTCGATGACGCCCGTTACAGCCACGACCGGGACGCCGTGATGGCCCGCGCGCGCGAGGCCGGGGTCGAAGCCTTTGTCACGATCGGCTGTGATCTTTCATCCAGCCTGGCCGCCGTCGCCCTTGCCGACCAGTATGATTCGGTCTACGCGGCTATCGGAGTCCATCCCCACGAAGTCCGACACATCGCCGATGGCTGGTATGACGAACTCCTCCGGCTGGCGCGGCACAAGAAAGTCGTGGCCTATGGGGAAATCGGCCTCGATTATCACTACAACCACTCGTCGCCCAAGGAACAGCAGGACCGGTTCCGCGAGCAGGTGCAACTCGCCCGCGAACTCAAGCTGCCAGTCATCGTCCATACGAGGGAAGCGCAAGAGGACACGATCGCGATTTTACGAGAAGAACAGGCGTCGGAAGTCGGCGGGGTGTTTCACTGCTTTTCAGGAGATGCGTGGCTGGCTAAGGACGCGCTCGATCTTGGATTCTATCTGTCGTTTTCCGGCATCGTGACGTTTCAGAACGCCGCCATGTTGCGGGAGATCGCCAAGACCGTTCCTTTGGATCGGCTGTTGATTGAGACGGATTGCCCTTACCTTGCGCCGGTCCCTTATCGCGGGAAACGAAACGAGCCCGCCTATGTCGCCCACGTAGCCGACAAACTGGCGGCGATTCATGGGACCTTGTCTCCGACGGACATCGGATTCCGCACGACTGAAAACGCCAAGCGCCTGTTCAAAATCGCTTGA
- a CDS encoding NYN domain-containing protein yields the protein MSTRLIIDGYNLLGAMWGLSDGLESAREDLLESLAAYRHRRQYAMTVVFDGWRHDRPVEQHERYGGIEVIYSKRGEKADQVIQRLARHYGGDCAVVTSDREIIHVARSHGAFVLEAREFAAKLHGPPAGGMVPYKELDSGEDERRGRGPEKRGNPRKLPKAERRRQHQLKRF from the coding sequence GTGAGCACGCGCCTGATTATTGATGGATACAACCTGTTGGGCGCAATGTGGGGCCTTTCGGACGGGCTGGAATCCGCTCGTGAGGACTTATTGGAATCGTTGGCGGCGTATCGCCATCGGAGACAGTATGCCATGACGGTGGTGTTTGACGGGTGGCGGCATGACCGACCGGTCGAACAGCATGAGCGCTACGGCGGCATCGAGGTCATCTATTCCAAGAGAGGAGAGAAGGCCGATCAAGTGATCCAACGGCTGGCGCGCCATTATGGCGGAGACTGCGCGGTGGTGACCTCGGATCGCGAGATCATCCACGTGGCGCGATCGCACGGCGCGTTCGTTCTGGAGGCCCGGGAATTCGCGGCCAAGCTGCATGGCCCGCCGGCCGGCGGCATGGTCCCATACAAAGAATTGGATAGCGGAGAGGATGAGCGGCGGGGCCGGGGACCGGAGAAAAGAGGGAACCCTCGAAAGCTGCCGAAAGCGGAACGGCGGCGGCAGCACCAGCTCAAGCGATTTTGA
- a CDS encoding N-acetylmuramoyl-L-alanine amidase, whose protein sequence is MRFYREHRSFATWVKTVIMGVCAVTAAEMTAPISLLLAAPPNDRPPPSRPLTPTKTPKVKSAPVALAPATVHNLRVWSTQEKTRLVLDLDRQIQPTERRMPNLEQVVISLPNASMSQSAKTKADNGSLPPLFTVTQTEGPTVSVLFSLGGLRAYKQFTLSNPHRLVIDVVPLNESPSAPPTEDQAAAQPPADLPAQPIIPPSKGHTTIVIDPGHGGKDMGAKGLRHTEEKDITLKVGLSLRDLLSKQPNLRVLMTRDRDVFVELEERAKFANSHNADLFVSIHVNSHPSHHVKGVEIYHFGEAKDQRALEVAARENGTPLNSTGVGWEYLVADLLTTKKIESSLDLAWTAKESLIAHMSRRYSIHDHGVKTAPFYVLRFTTMPSILAEIAFISNPDEERLLRQPAYLNDVALSLYKGITSFLAANGNGAR, encoded by the coding sequence ATGCGATTCTACAGGGAACATCGCTCCTTTGCCACATGGGTCAAGACGGTCATCATGGGCGTTTGCGCGGTGACCGCCGCCGAGATGACGGCCCCCATCTCCTTGCTCCTCGCCGCGCCGCCGAACGACCGCCCCCCTCCCTCCCGTCCTTTGACGCCCACGAAAACGCCCAAGGTCAAGAGCGCTCCCGTCGCTCTGGCCCCCGCCACCGTCCATAATCTTCGCGTTTGGAGCACGCAGGAAAAAACCAGGTTGGTGTTGGATCTCGATCGGCAGATTCAACCGACCGAGCGTCGCATGCCGAACCTGGAACAGGTCGTGATTTCGCTTCCCAACGCTTCGATGAGCCAATCCGCCAAGACCAAGGCCGACAACGGCTCCCTGCCGCCGCTCTTTACCGTCACCCAGACGGAGGGACCCACCGTTTCCGTCTTGTTTTCTCTCGGCGGACTTCGTGCCTACAAACAATTTACCCTGTCCAATCCTCATCGTCTCGTGATCGACGTCGTCCCTCTGAACGAATCGCCTTCTGCTCCACCGACCGAAGATCAAGCAGCAGCGCAGCCCCCGGCCGATCTTCCTGCTCAACCTATTATTCCTCCGTCGAAGGGCCATACGACCATCGTGATCGATCCCGGTCACGGGGGAAAAGATATGGGAGCGAAGGGCCTTCGGCACACGGAAGAAAAGGATATTACCTTGAAGGTCGGATTGAGTCTCCGCGACTTGTTGAGCAAGCAGCCCAACCTGCGAGTGCTCATGACGAGAGATCGAGACGTGTTCGTCGAACTTGAAGAGCGGGCCAAGTTCGCCAACAGTCATAACGCCGACTTGTTCGTATCCATCCACGTCAACTCGCACCCTTCACACCACGTCAAGGGCGTCGAGATCTACCACTTCGGAGAGGCCAAGGATCAACGAGCGCTTGAAGTGGCGGCGCGCGAGAACGGCACGCCGCTCAACAGCACCGGCGTCGGCTGGGAGTATCTGGTCGCCGACTTGTTGACGACAAAAAAAATCGAGTCCTCCCTCGATCTTGCATGGACCGCCAAAGAGTCCCTGATCGCGCACATGAGCCGTCGCTATTCGATCCACGATCACGGCGTCAAGACCGCTCCCTTTTACGTCCTTCGCTTCACGACCATGCCGAGCATTTTGGCCGAGATCGCCTTTATCTCCAACCCGGACGAAGAACGGTTGCTTCGACAACCGGCCTACCTCAACGACGTAGCCCTGTCGCTCTACAAGGGAATCACGTCGTTCCTTGCCGCCAATGGAAACGGCGCCCGATGA
- the truA gene encoding tRNA pseudouridine(38-40) synthase TruA, whose product MPVVKLILEYDGSAYLGWQRQPDRPTIQEAVETAVERVVQAKVPVIGAGRTDAGVHALGQAASFRIERTLTPRDWVRALNAHLPDAITVLAAELMPDTFHARYSATGKLYEYRILNRPERPALDRLFCWHIRKPLDEGDMGRAAASLIGEHDFSSFQTQPTDNDDPVCRLKRLAVIREGHRLRIEAYADRFLKQMVRSIVGTLVDVGLGKLPPEAVKPILDARDRSSAGRTAPPSGLFLVRVDYEDASETTEK is encoded by the coding sequence ATGCCCGTCGTTAAACTGATTCTCGAATATGACGGATCGGCCTATTTGGGATGGCAGCGCCAACCGGACCGGCCCACGATTCAAGAAGCGGTAGAAACCGCAGTCGAACGCGTCGTCCAAGCCAAAGTGCCGGTCATCGGCGCCGGCAGGACGGACGCAGGCGTCCATGCTCTCGGACAAGCGGCCAGCTTCCGCATCGAACGCACCCTAACACCTCGCGATTGGGTCCGGGCGCTCAACGCCCACCTGCCGGACGCGATCACCGTGCTGGCTGCGGAACTGATGCCGGACACCTTCCACGCCCGTTATTCGGCCACCGGAAAACTGTACGAGTATCGCATTCTCAATCGACCGGAGCGGCCGGCCCTCGATCGACTGTTTTGTTGGCATATTCGAAAACCGCTGGACGAGGGCGACATGGGCCGCGCCGCCGCGAGCCTGATCGGAGAACATGATTTCTCCTCGTTCCAAACCCAACCGACCGATAACGACGATCCCGTCTGCCGTCTCAAGCGGCTGGCCGTCATCCGGGAAGGACACCGCCTCAGAATCGAGGCCTATGCCGACCGGTTTCTCAAACAAATGGTCCGTTCCATCGTCGGCACGTTGGTCGACGTCGGATTGGGCAAACTCCCGCCTGAAGCTGTAAAACCAATTCTGGACGCGCGCGACCGTTCTTCAGCCGGCAGGACCGCGCCGCCAAGCGGGCTGTTTCTCGTGCGTGTCGATTATGAAGACGCGTCGGAAACGACGGAGAAATAA
- the cysE gene encoding serine O-acetyltransferase has protein sequence MVKALQAIRQDLQAVFDRDPAATSRLEVVLTYAGFHALLAYRIAHWLQAHGVPFLPRFISQAARWLTGIEIHPSAKIGTGFFIDHGMGVVIGETAEIGDYVTLFQGVTLGGTGKERGKRHPTIGNHVVIGAGAKILGAIKVGDNVKIGANSVVLKNVPANSTVIGVPARIIKSQGERLPDATMDHTNIPDPINDRFVALEQELIELRKKLENRDS, from the coding sequence ATGGTGAAAGCGCTGCAAGCGATCCGCCAAGACCTGCAGGCCGTTTTCGATCGGGACCCGGCGGCGACCAGCCGCTTGGAGGTCGTGCTGACCTACGCCGGGTTCCACGCGCTGCTCGCCTACCGCATCGCCCACTGGCTTCAGGCGCACGGCGTGCCGTTCCTGCCGCGCTTCATTTCGCAGGCGGCCCGCTGGCTGACCGGGATCGAGATCCATCCTTCCGCCAAGATCGGCACGGGCTTTTTCATCGACCACGGTATGGGTGTGGTCATCGGGGAAACCGCGGAGATCGGGGACTATGTCACCCTCTTTCAGGGAGTCACGCTCGGCGGGACGGGCAAAGAGCGAGGCAAGCGCCATCCCACGATCGGCAATCACGTCGTCATCGGCGCGGGCGCCAAGATTCTGGGGGCCATCAAGGTGGGCGACAACGTCAAGATCGGAGCGAATTCCGTCGTTCTGAAGAACGTCCCGGCCAACTCGACCGTCATCGGAGTGCCGGCTCGTATCATCAAGTCCCAGGGCGAACGGCTGCCGGATGCAACCATGGATCACACCAACATTCCGGACCCCATCAACGATCGGTTTGTCGCCTTGGAGCAGGAGCTGATCGAACTACGTAAAAAACTCGAAAACCGCGATTCGTGA
- the ispF gene encoding 2-C-methyl-D-erythritol 2,4-cyclodiphosphate synthase produces MRIGYGYDVHPLGPGRKLILGGIEIPHGQGLLGHSDSDVLVHAVCDALLGAMGEGDLGRHFPSSDPRYKDISSLKLLEDVADKLKAKGYRVGNIDSVIVAQAPRLAGHLSAMAKRLAETLRIEPGLVNVKVKSGEGLDSVGKEESMVAHAVCLIVPA; encoded by the coding sequence ATGAGAATCGGTTACGGCTATGACGTGCATCCGTTGGGGCCGGGACGGAAGTTGATTTTGGGCGGGATCGAGATTCCGCACGGCCAAGGATTGCTGGGCCACTCGGACAGCGACGTGCTGGTGCATGCGGTGTGCGATGCGTTGCTGGGCGCCATGGGCGAAGGAGATCTCGGCCGGCATTTTCCCAGTTCCGATCCCCGCTACAAGGATATTTCCAGTTTGAAGCTATTGGAGGATGTCGCCGATAAACTCAAGGCCAAGGGCTATCGGGTGGGGAATATCGACAGCGTCATCGTCGCGCAGGCCCCGAGGCTGGCCGGTCATTTATCCGCCATGGCCAAACGACTGGCCGAGACGCTGAGGATCGAGCCGGGGTTGGTCAATGTGAAGGTGAAGAGCGGCGAGGGCCTCGATTCGGTGGGGAAAGAAGAAAGCATGGTCGCCCACGCGGTGTGTTTGATCGTGCCGGCCTGA
- the ispD gene encoding 2-C-methyl-D-erythritol 4-phosphate cytidylyltransferase has protein sequence MKSADEPTRRTDRKDVPIRKASLVVAVVPAAGKGLRMGGAVPKQFLALGGEPVVVHALRVFEASSVVDQIILAVPQPDLDYCLNHLIPGFGFTKITKVVAGGKERQDSVRHALEHVPNETEIVVVHDAVRPFLTERMVGDTVEAARRVGGAIVALPMRDTVKQVGAQGYVERTVDRRPLWLAQTPQAFRFDRLLTVHRKAHAEGVHATDDAFLFEWAGYPVVVVEGSGENIKVTRPEDMIVGEAILASRRTGR, from the coding sequence ATGAAGTCGGCGGATGAACCGACGCGACGGACGGATCGGAAGGATGTTCCGATCAGAAAGGCTTCGCTCGTCGTCGCCGTCGTTCCGGCGGCGGGGAAGGGGCTGCGCATGGGCGGCGCCGTTCCCAAGCAGTTTCTTGCCTTGGGCGGAGAGCCGGTGGTCGTTCATGCGCTGCGCGTGTTTGAGGCCTCGTCCGTCGTCGATCAGATCATCCTGGCGGTTCCTCAACCCGATCTCGATTATTGCCTGAACCACCTTATTCCCGGATTCGGTTTTACGAAGATCACCAAGGTGGTGGCCGGAGGGAAGGAACGTCAGGATTCCGTCCGGCACGCCCTCGAACATGTTCCGAATGAAACGGAGATCGTCGTGGTTCACGACGCCGTTCGTCCGTTTTTGACGGAACGCATGGTGGGCGACACGGTGGAAGCGGCGCGCCGGGTGGGCGGCGCGATCGTGGCGTTGCCGATGAGGGATACCGTCAAGCAGGTGGGGGCGCAGGGCTACGTCGAGCGAACGGTCGATCGGCGGCCGCTCTGGCTGGCCCAAACGCCGCAAGCGTTTCGATTCGATCGATTGCTCACGGTCCATCGCAAAGCCCACGCGGAGGGGGTGCATGCCACCGACGACGCGTTTTTGTTCGAGTGGGCCGGGTATCCGGTCGTGGTGGTCGAAGGGAGCGGCGAGAACATCAAGGTCACCAGACCGGAGGACATGATTGTGGGGGAAGCGATTCTGGCGTCGCGGCGGACGGGACGTTAA
- a CDS encoding DegQ family serine endoprotease: MIQPNPERQSPRGSRSWILAAALITAGVIIGFVVASDLNWMPTGHAVPETPSAPMARPVATAPQPILPGGGGQSFVDIAKAVKPAVVNIYATKTGRGDGPHATPFDDPFFRRFFGDEFFRRFEQQPRERKERGLGSGVIVDPNGLIITNNHVVGKAEDIRVTLSDKREFKAKLIGTDPKSDIAVVQIDATGLPVVPWADSDKLEVGEFVLAIGNPFGLTQTVTMGIVSALGRSAGIAEYEDFIQTDAAINPGNSGGPLVNVQGELVGINTAIFSQSGGNMGIGFAVPSNMARSIMQQLVQTGRVVRGWLGVSIQDLTPELASQFGIADTKGVLVSDVVDDSPAKKAGFERGDVIVEYDGKPMDSPTHLRNAVAQTPVGKKVAVKIIRDKKPRTMELTIAEQPKSMSQSGGDDENEGATPSGVLSGIDVRELNDELAGRYGLKSGERGVIVIRVKPGSIAEELGVREGDVILEVNRQAVTSLKTYEKIIGKLPKDQAVLLLLKRQGRTIYLTLRP, translated from the coding sequence ATGATTCAGCCGAATCCAGAGCGACAGTCTCCGAGGGGAAGCCGAAGCTGGATTCTGGCGGCGGCGTTGATTACGGCGGGAGTGATCATCGGCTTTGTGGTGGCCTCCGATCTCAATTGGATGCCGACAGGCCACGCGGTCCCCGAGACCCCGTCCGCGCCAATGGCCAGGCCGGTTGCGACGGCGCCGCAACCGATCCTGCCGGGTGGAGGAGGGCAATCGTTCGTCGATATCGCCAAGGCGGTGAAGCCCGCGGTGGTGAACATCTACGCGACGAAAACCGGACGGGGAGACGGGCCCCATGCCACGCCGTTTGACGATCCGTTCTTCCGCCGATTCTTCGGAGACGAATTTTTCAGGCGGTTCGAGCAGCAGCCGAGAGAGCGGAAAGAACGGGGATTGGGATCCGGCGTCATCGTGGACCCCAACGGGTTGATCATCACCAACAATCACGTGGTCGGGAAGGCGGAAGATATTCGCGTCACCCTGTCGGACAAGCGGGAGTTCAAGGCCAAGCTCATCGGCACCGATCCGAAGTCCGACATTGCGGTCGTGCAGATTGACGCGACGGGGTTGCCGGTCGTGCCGTGGGCGGACTCGGACAAGTTGGAGGTTGGTGAGTTTGTCCTGGCGATCGGCAATCCCTTCGGATTGACCCAAACGGTGACGATGGGAATCGTCAGCGCGTTGGGCCGATCCGCAGGTATCGCCGAATATGAGGATTTCATCCAGACCGACGCGGCGATCAATCCCGGGAATTCAGGGGGACCCCTGGTCAACGTACAAGGCGAACTGGTGGGCATCAACACCGCCATCTTCAGTCAGAGCGGCGGAAACATGGGCATCGGGTTTGCCGTGCCGAGCAACATGGCCAGATCGATCATGCAGCAGCTCGTGCAGACCGGCAGGGTCGTGCGGGGCTGGCTGGGCGTGTCGATTCAAGACCTGACGCCGGAGCTGGCGTCCCAATTCGGCATCGCCGATACAAAAGGAGTGTTGGTCAGCGACGTCGTGGACGACAGCCCGGCCAAGAAGGCGGGGTTCGAGCGCGGCGACGTCATCGTCGAGTACGACGGCAAACCGATGGATTCCCCCACGCATCTTCGCAACGCGGTGGCGCAGACTCCCGTGGGCAAGAAGGTGGCGGTCAAGATCATTCGCGACAAAAAGCCCAGGACGATGGAATTGACGATCGCGGAGCAGCCGAAATCGATGTCCCAATCAGGCGGCGACGACGAAAACGAGGGGGCGACTCCCAGCGGCGTCCTGTCCGGCATCGATGTCCGTGAACTGAACGACGAGCTGGCCGGGCGATACGGGTTGAAATCCGGCGAGCGCGGCGTCATCGTCATCAGGGTGAAGCCGGGAAGTATAGCCGAAGAGCTCGGCGTCCGTGAGGGAGACGTCATTTTGGAAGTGAACCGACAGGCGGTGACCTCACTTAAAACGTACGAAAAGATCATCGGCAAGTTGCCGAAAGATCAAGCGGTGCTGCTCCTTCTGAAACGGCAAGGGCGAACGATTTATCTCACGCTTCGTCCCTAA
- a CDS encoding class I fructose-bisphosphate aldolase translates to MGDRVQEILSWYGSDNAGTKTNLARMLRSGRLGGTGKLVILPVDQGFEHGPARSFAPNPPGYHPHYHFQLALDAGCNAYAAPLGFLEAGAADFAGQIPLILKLNNHDVLHEDKDPLPSVTGGVKDALRLGCSAVGFTIYPGSAHCNTMYQQLREIAAEAKEHGLAVVVWSYPRGSSLSKEGETAIDVVAYAAQIAAQLGAHVIKVKLPTAHVEQAAAKKVYESAQIPIKTLAERVAHVVQSAFNGRRIVIFSGGAKSEDKNVFEEVRAIRDGGGFGSIIGRNSFQRPKAEAIAFLHTIMDIYAGKVQ, encoded by the coding sequence ATGGGAGACCGGGTGCAGGAAATCTTAAGTTGGTACGGCAGCGACAATGCCGGCACGAAAACCAATCTCGCCCGCATGTTGCGATCGGGCAGGCTCGGGGGCACGGGCAAGCTGGTGATTTTGCCGGTTGACCAAGGTTTCGAACATGGGCCGGCGAGAAGTTTCGCGCCCAATCCTCCCGGCTATCACCCGCACTATCACTTTCAACTCGCCCTTGACGCCGGCTGTAACGCGTACGCGGCGCCGCTGGGCTTCTTGGAAGCCGGCGCGGCGGACTTCGCGGGGCAGATTCCGTTGATTCTCAAACTGAACAATCATGACGTCCTGCACGAGGACAAAGACCCGCTTCCCTCCGTGACCGGCGGCGTCAAGGACGCTCTCCGGTTGGGCTGCTCCGCAGTGGGCTTTACGATCTATCCCGGTTCCGCCCATTGCAACACCATGTACCAACAGTTGCGGGAGATCGCCGCCGAAGCCAAGGAGCACGGCTTGGCCGTGGTGGTGTGGTCCTATCCGCGCGGCTCCTCGCTGAGCAAGGAAGGCGAGACGGCGATCGACGTGGTGGCCTACGCGGCTCAAATCGCGGCGCAGCTCGGCGCCCACGTCATCAAGGTCAAGCTGCCGACCGCGCACGTGGAACAGGCCGCCGCCAAAAAGGTCTATGAGTCGGCTCAGATTCCGATCAAGACGCTGGCGGAGCGGGTGGCGCACGTGGTGCAAAGCGCGTTCAACGGGAGGCGCATCGTGATTTTCTCGGGCGGGGCCAAGAGCGAGGACAAGAACGTCTTTGAGGAAGTACGGGCGATCCGCGACGGAGGGGGATTCGGCAGCATCATCGGCCGGAATTCGTTCCAGCGACCGAAAGCCGAGGCGATCGCGTTTCTCCATACGATCATGGATATCTACGCGGGCAAGGTTCAATGA
- the fbp gene encoding class 1 fructose-bisphosphatase: MREFPLTLSQFIIRGQAAYQGATGEFSTLLTQIGLVGKLIAHDLRRAGLIPILGATGGTNVQGEAVKKLDEIANDDFVKVFLRSGCVCAVASEEMERPLMFQENWPQGKYLLLFDPLDGSSNTDNNMPLGAIFSVLKHGRADRSPREEDLLRPGMEQIAAGYLLYGSSTMLVFTLGQGVYGFTLDPDTGEYLLSHDRIKMPDRGKVYAANEGNVHRWQPGVKRYVESLKVNDQATGRPYSSRYSGCLVADVHRLLLGGGIYLYPGETDKPEGKLRLLYEANPLALIVEQAGGKASTGMARILEIEPKTLHQRVPLIIGSRLDVEEAESFVQGKA; the protein is encoded by the coding sequence ATGAGAGAATTTCCCCTTACATTAAGCCAATTTATCATTCGCGGCCAAGCTGCGTATCAGGGGGCGACCGGCGAGTTTTCGACGCTCCTCACGCAGATTGGTTTGGTCGGAAAGTTGATCGCGCATGATCTTCGACGCGCGGGACTCATTCCGATTCTAGGCGCAACCGGCGGGACGAACGTCCAGGGCGAGGCCGTCAAAAAATTGGACGAGATCGCCAACGACGATTTCGTCAAGGTGTTTCTCCGCAGCGGATGCGTCTGCGCCGTGGCGTCGGAGGAAATGGAACGGCCGCTCATGTTTCAGGAGAATTGGCCGCAGGGCAAATATCTGTTGCTCTTCGACCCGCTAGACGGATCTTCCAATACGGACAATAACATGCCCCTCGGAGCCATTTTTTCCGTACTCAAGCACGGCCGCGCCGATCGGTCGCCGCGGGAAGAAGATCTGCTTCGACCGGGAATGGAACAAATTGCAGCCGGCTATCTCCTCTATGGTTCGAGCACCATGTTGGTGTTCACGCTGGGACAAGGAGTCTACGGCTTCACGCTCGATCCCGATACCGGCGAATACTTGCTGTCGCACGATCGGATCAAAATGCCGGACCGGGGCAAGGTGTACGCGGCCAACGAGGGAAACGTTCACCGATGGCAGCCCGGCGTGAAGCGATACGTGGAGTCGCTGAAAGTCAACGACCAGGCGACAGGCCGTCCCTATAGCAGCCGCTATTCCGGCTGTTTGGTCGCCGACGTCCATCGGCTGTTGCTCGGCGGAGGGATCTATCTGTATCCCGGAGAGACGGACAAGCCTGAAGGAAAGCTTCGGCTTTTGTACGAAGCAAATCCGTTGGCTTTGATCGTCGAACAGGCCGGCGGAAAAGCATCCACGGGGATGGCGCGAATCTTGGAGATAGAGCCCAAGACCTTGCATCAGCGGGTACCCTTGATCATCGGAAGTCGCCTTGACGTCGAAGAGGCGGAATCCTTCGTTCAAGGGAAGGCATAG
- a CDS encoding DUF3108 domain-containing protein, which produces MRREPVAVVLLVLCCSWPAQAGDEFPSGGKHPFHVGERLTYEVSWFNINAAVAVMEISGLDRAADGTLAKLVGTAQSRPILTRIFPVDNRVESEIDLPSLVPAHMTFRRREGKRKEDIEYVFHQREGTVTAMRGGTTETLPIPTGTQDIISCLYYTRSVLSLTPGSSLTMNVYHDKKNRPVEVRVEEIEVIKGRWGSAETARLLVIMPFHGLFMNQGNIRVWLTTDARRTPLRMRAKVVLGSIVADLVDGFSGGGPGK; this is translated from the coding sequence ATGCGAAGGGAACCGGTGGCGGTCGTCCTGCTGGTTCTGTGTTGCTCGTGGCCGGCGCAGGCCGGAGACGAATTCCCGTCCGGCGGAAAACATCCGTTCCACGTGGGTGAGCGGCTGACGTATGAAGTCTCATGGTTCAATATCAATGCCGCCGTCGCCGTCATGGAAATCAGCGGCCTTGATCGGGCTGCGGACGGTACGCTCGCGAAATTGGTGGGGACCGCTCAATCCAGACCGATTCTGACCAGGATTTTCCCCGTCGACAACCGCGTTGAATCCGAAATCGATCTCCCCTCGCTCGTTCCGGCGCACATGACGTTTCGGCGGCGGGAGGGAAAAAGAAAAGAGGACATCGAGTACGTGTTTCATCAGCGGGAAGGAACGGTGACGGCGATGAGGGGAGGGACGACCGAAACGTTGCCGATTCCGACCGGCACGCAGGACATCATTTCATGTCTGTATTACACGAGGAGCGTGTTGTCGTTGACGCCCGGCTCGTCTTTGACGATGAACGTCTATCACGACAAGAAGAACAGGCCGGTCGAGGTCAGGGTCGAGGAGATCGAAGTCATCAAGGGGCGATGGGGCAGCGCGGAAACCGCCAGACTGCTGGTGATCATGCCGTTTCACGGACTGTTTATGAATCAAGGGAACATCCGCGTGTGGCTCACGACCGATGCACGCCGCACCCCTCTGCGCATGAGGGCGAAGGTTGTTTTAGGATCGATCGTCGCCGACCTGGTGGATGGATTCTCGGGGGGTGGTCCCGGGAAATAG